Genomic DNA from Schistocerca gregaria isolate iqSchGreg1 chromosome 4, iqSchGreg1.2, whole genome shotgun sequence:
TGGAAGCAAAGAGAATCGATACAGAGGCAAATGGGGAACTAGAATGAGACTCAGCCAGTTAAAACAGGTCGGGAAGTAACAGTCACATTTCTTTTGCACGGATGGCAAATACGGAGCACTCACCTAAACTTATTTATATCACATTTCAATCTCATTCTTAAATCGTTTAAAATGTACTAGAATTGCGAGTTAACTTTCGGTAATATAATTCTGTACACTGATTTTTAATAACAACTGCATGCAGTATCTTGTAAACAAACTCATTGCTATGGCAGGGAAGTCTTACGGTCGTAGATAATTCACGTTAACTGTGCGAAGCTGAGGTGCGTCTTTAGTTCAAGAATATGTTTTAACACCAGGTAATGGTGTTTCATGGCGTCATTTCCAAACCGAACCGGGATTGTTATACGAGGATTTGGACTGCCACCTTTCAGAAgaacagtgtcttaaccactgcgccacctcgattgaTCCAGTGTCTTGTGTTCTGCACTACATTACTCAGTCGTCGATGTGATTAGGAGTGAGAGCATATGCAAGGGTGTTTGCGGTAGACATATAAGTAGGCAGACAGGTGCGTCACCCCGGGTGTGGAGTAATTTAATTTTGAAACGAGTATATAACACAGAACGTGAGTAGTGAGTCGTCTTTTCGACGGGGAGAAAGTCTTCGTGTGCGAGTGAAGCCTCCGCGTACGAGTAGTCCCAGTCGACGCGGGGAGTGAAATGTTTGGCACTTTGGAGTGTGGTGGGAGGGCCGAGGCGCTCAGATGCAGTGTGGGGTGGAGGGAGGGGCGAGCGCCCCCCCTCCGGCCACTTGTCAGTGCTGCGCCGCGAACTTCATGCGCTTCTGCTTCTGGCGCTGGTTGCAGAACCACACGCGCACCACGTTCTTCTTGAGGTCGAGCTTCTCGGCGATGGCGGCGATCTTCTCGCCCGAGGGCCGCGGCTGGACCGCGAAGTAGGCCTCGAGCGAGCGCTTCTCGGGCGCCGCGATCGACGTCCGCTTGCGCTTCTTCTCGCCCGCCGGCAGCACGGACGGCGCGTCTGGGTCCCGCCGCTTGTTCTTCGCCTGCGCCTCCGCCTCCTCCAGCCACGCCTGCAGGATGGGCTTGAGCGCGATCATGTTGTTGTGCGAGAGCGTGAGCGACTCGAAGCGGCAGATGGTGGACTGCGACAGCGCGCCCACGCCCGGCAGCTTCAGGTTGGCCAGCGCCTTGCCCACGTCCGCCTGCGTCACGCCCAGCTTGATGCGCCGCTGCTTGAAGCGCTCCGCGAACGCCTCCAGCTCGCGCGGGTCCTGCAACAGCCGCACATCGGTGCTCAGTCTCTGCTTCACACGCGAATATTCTGACCCAATATTCATTCCcagatatacactattggccattaaaattgctacaccaagaagaaatgcagatgataaacgatattcattgggcaaatacgttatactagtactgacatgtgattaaaatggtccaaatggctctgagcactatgggactgagcacTGAGGtcaatcagtgccctagaacttagttcacgaccgaagcaggattcgaacctgtgaccgtagcagtcgcccggttccggactgaagcgcctagaaccgctcggccacaatggccggtgaCATTCAcccagtgcatagatcctgagaaatcagtacccagaacaaccacctctggccgtaataacggccttgatacgcctgggcgttgagtcaaacagagcttggatggcgtgtacaggtacagctgccgatgcagcttcaacacgatacaacagtttatcaagagtactgactatcgtattgtgatgagccagttgctcggccaccattgaccagacgttttcaattggtgacagatctggagaatgtgctggacagggcagctgtcgaatattttctgtatccagaaagacccgtacaggacctgcaacatgcggtcgtgcattatcctgctgaaatgtagggttcgctgggatcgaatgaagggaagagccactggtcgtaacacatccgtaatgtaatgtccactgttcaaagtgccgtcagtgcgaacaagaggtgaccgagacgtgtaatcaatggtaccctataccatcaagccgggtgatacgccagtatggcgatgacgaatacaagctttcaaTGAGCGTTCACCACTCTGTCGCCAAACAGAGATgcaaccatgatgatgctgtaaacagaacctgaattcatccgaaaaatgacgttttgtcattcgtgcaccgaggttcgtggttgagtacaccatcacaggcgctcctatctgtgattcaCCGTCaatggtaacctcagccatggtcaccgagctgatagtccatgcagctacaaaaggcgtcgtcgaactgttcctgcagatggttgttgtcttgcaaacgtccccatctgttgactcagggatagaaacgtggctgcacgatccgttccagccatgctgataagatgcctgtcacgtcgactgctagtgatacgaggccgttgagatccagcacggcgtttcgtataaccctcctgaacccacagattccatgttctgctaacagtcattggatcttgaccaacgcgagcagcaatgtcgtgatacgataaaccgcaatcgcgataggctacaatccgacttttatcaaagtcggaaacgtgatggtacgcatttctcctccttacacggggcatcacaacaacgttttaccaggcaacgccggtcaactgctgtttgtgtatgagaaattggcttgaaactctcctcatgtcaacgtgttgtaggtgtcgccaccggcatcaaccttgtgtgaatgctctgaaaagctaaccatttgcatatcacagcatcttcttccagtcggttaaatttcgcgtctgtagcgcgtcatcttcgtggtgtagcaattttaatggccagtagtgtagcaaattGTCTGTAGGATAAAACTTCATGGTGGCATCTTAaaactctctttgggattggaactctCTTACAACAACTTGCTTTTCGACGTCGATGATATCGGCACTGCCGCAGTGGTGACAGCTGTTCCCGTCGGATCATCGAACTTTGCGCTGTCGGGCTTGACTAGGACTAACATGGGTGACCTTCCGGTTTTTCCGATAGCTGTTAGCTACCAGGAAGCAATCAGCCCTTGtggggccaattgaggagctgagtAGCAGCGGTtcaggtcacaaaaactgacaacggccaggagagcggagtgctgaccataGACCCATACGTAAGCACATCTATGGACGCCTGTCGGTTGAGGATGCTtctgcggtcggtcagtaccgttgggctttcCGAAGCCCGTTCGAGCTGAGAGTTTTCGAAGCCAGTGCTCTTATCGGCAATTCGATTTATCACAGCTTTTCCCACGAAGGGAAAGGTTCTGTGTTTGTGGTCTGTTAAGGACTGTACAAGATGTTCGAGGATCATTCTAAAAGTAAACAAGGATTATGAAATATTGCGTCGATACTCGGCggaacatagacatattaaaaactgaaatatgcaGTACTTGTTATTGTTACTGTCAACAAACACCAATCACAGGATCCTGACCTAGCCCTTAAGAATCAAACACAGTTccattgtttatttattcatttgtttatttaacctgAACCGATTAAGGCCATCAGACCCTCTCTCACATTGGACGATCGTTTCACACATACAATATATATTACACCATAGGTACCTAAGAAAATAGTATGACACCTAGCTAGTTAAGAAAATAGAACGACAACTGGTATCAACATGATTTGATTATCTGCCATTATGGTGTGAGTAAATTTTACTTACTATTAGCTAACAGAGTCAATACTGGcattacttgtactactgcagctgcAGCCACTAATActgataatagtaataacaattataataacataataataataacaaaaataatgagaataattatGACGCTAATAACAATTATGACAGTTGTAGATAAAAGAAGAATTTGCAGGtctacaaaataaatgttttctgatatagcaaTTTTATAGAAAAGGAAATCTGAGGAGTCTATAtaggctaagaatactgggaagtgCATACTGGATCAATGATaatcttattgttgctttagtagatacgtCATTATCGGATTCTGAAACTGGAGATGTCATTTAGTCCTCTAATATAATGTGGAAGCTGTTCCAGGGTCGAGGTATTCACCTTATAATGCAAATAAAAGCTAATGTTAAATAAGAGTCCTATGATACCAGACGGTATCGATAACTTCGGATGAATAAAAATGGCTGCGCATATATATTATTCATAAAGACTAGTTATTCCACACTTAGATATTTCTGTTCTACGTATCTGAATTAATGCTGAAGCATTGCTCTTAAAATTCTGTAAATTCAGTTTTATTAACTTTTAAAGATGTAACACCGACGGCTATTAGCAAATATGTAAACACTTTGGCGTAAATGCTATATCTCTGTTCTTGTTTGTTGTTGCGCTGTCTTGGCGGGAGCATATTTATAATAGAGTTAGCGGGAGGTAGTAGTATTAATCAGAAGTGAAGTTCttccacagaactgctgaaagcaGATGTATTTTATGTTACTACCTCAGAGTGTGAAATATTGCTGGATATAATTATTTAaaacttaggaaattgttttgattCAGTCATCTTTGGAAGCCACCTGAATGTCATGATGATTTCATCAGCTAATGTTCCTTTGTGTGAGAACTGCATACGTGACCAGCATCCTGCTCTACAGAAGACAACAAACGACCAACGAAATAATCAGCTAACTAATAACTTAGAATTTTAAATTTGGCAGTGCAGTTAGATGCAGCTTAATTTAAAATAATGCTCAAAGTCTGGTTCGAAGACAAACCACTGAGTATTCTGCACTGAAGAAGCGCATTACAACCTTTCCTAAAATAGTAGCAGCCTGTTAGTATTATCTCACGGTAAGATAATATGTTTGTTATAAATAATATAACTGTTCTCCACCCACATTCCATCGACTCCTCCCTTCCCTTTAGGTCTCCTCATCACATCCACCAGATATTTTCTCCATACAACGTAGTAATCTACACCATTATTCAACTCTCTATTGTTTTGAGCTATGGATCCTTATACCTTTCATCCTTGAGAGTAATCTAAAGTTTAGTTGTTCACAACTTCTTTGTGTATTTCATTATGCTTGTATTTTTTTGTATGGATATATTTTCGTAAAAAAGACACATAAGTTTGTGAAAACAGTCTTTGTGGTGCTGGAAGCCCTCGCTGATGTTGTCTGGACTATCTGTTTAGCGTTGTCAGCCGACAGCCTCTTCATAacgaacaacaaaataaatgttgaTGAGTGATATCGATATTACTgatttcaatttttaaaatatgtgaATAAAAATCCTAATTCAAGATCACTGGAACTCATATTTTTGATAAGTAGTTTCAGCTCATTGACGAACCATCAATAAAACTTTTGAAACGTATCCCATGTATACCAGccgccaatgtgataatctgtttAGCTGAATTGTCATGTACAGTCAGAGAACTCACAGCCGTCAGGCAGTTACTTCCTTGTCCCTGTAGTATTGCGCCGTGACACACATGGCTAGTGACTGACTGTATGTAACGACGACGACCTTCTGTAACTTACGCATGACAATAAGAGTGATTCAACTCAATAGATTATAACTATGTTTAAAGCCTGGTGACTGGTACACATgaaaacaagtaataaaaattttactgatctgaagatggctcgtcaATGAACTGACACTAGTCATCAAGTGAAGAAATTCCAGTGGTCTTTACCAAGGATTTTTTATCCTCTTATTTTAAGACAATATATCGCGTATCTTCCgtaaatttcagtttttaaagtacagatcGTTTGACCTTTTAGATCTGCCCCATCCTCGCCACCATGTCACAGGCCTTCCTTATCCGTTGGTGCTGGTATTTACGCCAACAGTGAACAGGAATCGTTTCTTGGTGTTTTACGAGTATTTGTCCCATTTTAAAATGTGTGACAGAGTTAACGACCCCACCAAGCGTGGCGTTCGTAGTGTAATAAGGCTTCCGAATAGGAAATAAAAAAGTCCACCTTCTCGAAATTTACAGACAGCTAATCACAATTAATGGAATTACTATGAATGAAGTTTCAGTTCGAAAATGGTTCCTCATGTTTAATGGCGGACGGACGATTATTCATGAAGGACGATGAGGCTAACCTCTAGCTGTGACTGGCAGACTCAAATGAAGGGTTGTGCAAAATATTAAACATGATATAAATATATACATTTCATTACAGACAGATTGAGCTGGTGCTATCCTGAAATTTCACAGTTagttcattatcaaaattaccgacTTGGGTAGCCACGTGCTTTAGCACGCTTCTTTCGAGACTCGGGGAGACGCGCTGGCCCCAGACCGAATCCGCTCGGTAtaccgaccagcctggatgtgatttttaggggcTTTCCAATATCTGGTTAGGTGAATGCCGAGCTGGtacccacgttccacctcagtcaTACGTTCGCATACTTTCGCATGGGTAACactagacagatggggtacacatattccgtcccAGGTGattgatcgggggggggggggggggggcggtgactgGATCATCTGCTGCCCTCCTACCGCCAACACTGCCAAATACAAAATGACTCAggatgaagaaaagaagaagaagaagccgagGAAGGATGTTTTTACGAAATTGTTAGTGGGGTGATTTGGGCTATGGAAAAGCCAGAGAAATCCTGAGCACCAGAAGGGCTATAGCCTCAGTGTTTTGATCGATTAGCAAGACCTCATCGACTTTAAGTCTAGGAGAGATACCATAAATGAGGGGCCCTACTGTCAAACCCTGCACCGAATACGCCATTCCGTTCAAAAGAAACGGCACGGATTATTTCCCAGCGGGACTGTGCTTCTTCACGATAACACTCGCCTACATTCTGATGCGTCGAAGAAtaattttcttctgctgtttaacACCGGTTAACTCTCATCGCAATGAGAGCAGTTGTTTGACAAGAGCAAAGGAGTGACCTGGTTAAACTATCTGGGGCGTTCTGCTCCACAACAGTGATAGCACTGTGCGTGGTGATTAGGAAAACAACTGATGCTACTGTCACATATTGGGCAGCGACGTACTCGCTAGTAGACTAGACCATGTTAGACTGATAACCATTGTACCTATTAACAACAAGCACGAGCTCAAAATGTGTTGAATGGAGACCTAGGAAAGTCAATGAGAGGTGACCGATAAGGGACGATTTCCCCGACGTCTCAGAGCTGTTAAGAATAGAACTTGTCGAACCCAGCCGCGGCATGGTGCATTTATTAACTGGAGACAGACCTCACACCGTGCACTTAAACCGTGTGAGTCTAAGTCACacataaaactgcaaaaaggttgaaatggctccaagcactatgagacttaacatctgaggtcatcagtcccgatgacttagaactactttaacctaactaacctaaggacgtcacacatatccgtgcccgaggcaggattcgaacttgccaccgtagcagcagcgcggttccgaactgaagcgcctagaaccgcttagccacagcagccggcgtcaCAAAATTGCACATGTGACGAATTAGGAACCCCAGAACACAGTGCGTTGGAAAGTAGACCAGTGGAATGATCTAAATAAATTAGCAGACAAAATTCTGAAGTATCTTACAAAAAATAACTAAGCTCTTTGTCATACAGAGGGCAAGTGAATATCCAGCAAAACGAGAGAATCGATGAGATggtaggagaagaagaagacacattaACTGAACTCCAGACACTTTGACAACATATGTTTCATTTAGAGACATTAGGTTAAATAGAGGTCGGTCATTATTACCTAAATGCCACTTTAAAACTGTACATATAAATACCGTAGAATTTTTGGCAGTGCCAGTGGATTGTTACCTAAGACATAAACCTGTACATAAGCGTACTTATACCTATATTATACCCAGCAAGTTAGATCTAGCTCAATCATATTGTCTTACCAGTGACACACAAGAAAGTATGATGTCTGGAGATCAACGTCTCAATTATATATATCGCGGTATTCACTTGCAGACATCAAACGGACGCCTCTGACGTTTACCCTATCTTGGTTTTTTTTCTCCTAAGTTATCAAAAAATTTGTTCACATTTACCTTTCACggaactgttattttatttcaaattcaaagaaatggcGGACATGGGCAACGGTGTCtgtgaaaacatgtttttttttttttaattgtccgcaTTACATCCCGGATTAGGCCCCTAACTATTAGATTTTTCCCCAAACTGAAAGATTTTTGGGCGGAAAGCAGTATGGAAAGAAACGAACTTAAAGAGGACGTCAGTGATTTGTTCGTAAACTTAGCAGCAGCTGGGTACGCAGTAGACATAGGAGAGCTTGTGTTGCGCTACAAAAATTGTTTGATCTGAACGGCGActacgtaaaagaaaaaaaaagctaagGTTTCAACATATCTTGTGTAATACGTTTTCTTTCATTATCTCGCATAAACATGTCTTAAGAAACTAACATTCTTCATTTTTAGAATGACCTTCTCATTAAAAACGTATACAAGATGAAACCTAACAACACCGGCAAAATTTCTAAGGCCGTTCAGAGATATATTCGGAGTATTTTACTACAAGGGGTCCATCATCTCTTGTGGATCGTTATAATTCAAAGACGTCATTGTGGACTGAatcttttactctgcagtggagagtgcgtTGTTTTAaaatttcctggcggattaaaaccgtGTGGCGCTCCGGGAATCGGACAAGGAACctagcctttcgcgggcagtgtTCTTTTCTGATTGCAGTATCCAGCCACGACTCCCAACCACccaccttgtgtggaagtgaaacatggacgataaatagtttggacaagaagagaatagaagctttcgaaatgttgtgctacagaagattgctgaagattggatgggtagatcacataaccaatgaggaggtattgaatagagttggaaagaagaggagtttgtggcacagcttgactagaagaaggtattggttgggaggatatgttctgaggcatcaagcgatcaccaatttagtattggagggcagcttagatggtaggttgctgtaagtactgggagatgaagaagcttgcacaggatagagtagcatggacagctgcatcaaaccagtctcaggactgaagaccacaacaacaacaagaaactatATTTTTGGTAAGCATTACGTGTGGTAGGCATAGAGAATCTCGTAAAGAAAGTAATGAAAGTAATGTGTAAAGTTAGTGTTTGCGTAATAAAAACAGGTAATACACGTCCAGAGAAGTATAAAGCAAGCATAGGCATTTTATAAGGCTGCGAATGCACCAGTGCTATTTAAAATACGTGTAAATAATTATCTCCCGAAATGGTCCGGTAAATATAAGAGAATGGGATTAGAAACTGTAGATGGAACGTGTCTGCACCACTTACCATTTTGTGATGAACAAGCCATCGTCACACAACGGAAGGATTCAAGTTATATATGTAATCAGCTGGCAATGAAATATAGTTATCAAAAAACAGAATATCTTACTAACCAACTGGATGAGCTGTACAGAGAGAGGAAATTCGAAAAGCTGGATTTCTGGAGAAGATCAGCAGAAACCTCAAGGAAAAACAATACAAGGAACACCGAAGCGATAAACATAATGGAAGTGGaagaagaaatatgtgtttcagtgcaTCGAAGATAATTACAGTGGTACGGACATGTAAGAAGAATGGAGCAAACAAGAACATCAAAACTGGTACCCCAGGTGGAAAACTGAGGGAAGAGGGAGAGTTCGACCGATGATTACCTGTCCCCAAAAAAcgtaggtgacaatgagaaaatttTGTGCAGAAGAAGGAAATACACCAGATCGAAGTAACTGGAGGGAGATAATGGAGATAATGTTGAATATttgtacactgaaacgccaaagaaactggtataggcatacgtattcaaatacagagatatgtaaacaggcagaatacgtcgctgcggtcggaaacgcctgtaaaagacaagtgtctggtacagttgttagatcggttactgctcctacaatggcaggttctcaaaactgaagtgagtttggacgtggtgttgtaatcggcgcacgagcTAGAGACGCAGCATCTCTGAAGtaacgacgaagtggggattttcccgtacgaacattttacGAGTACAGTGAATAccgcgaatccggtaaaacatcaaatctccgatatcactgtggccggaagaagatcctgtaagaacaggaccaacggcgTCTAAAGGGAAttggtcaacgtgacagaagtgcaacccttccgcagattggtgcagatttcaatgctcggccatcagcaagagtcagcgtgcgaactcttcaacgaaacatcatcgatatgggctttagcagccgaaggtccactcctatacccttgatgactgcacagaaaagctttatgtctcgcctcagttcgtcaacaccgacgttgatcgctggaaacatgtttcctggtcggacgagactcgtatcaaattgtatcgagtgggtggatgtgtacgagtatggaaacaacttcatgaatctatggaccctacaTTACGGTATGTGTCTGTTCaagttaggcaacggccttgccgcagtggctacaccggttcccgtgagatcaccgaagttaagcgtggtcggcacttggatgggtgaccatccaggccgccatgggctgttgccaattttcggggtgcactcagcctcgtgatgccactcgtggcctgaagacggagtgctgttcaagctggtggaggctctgtaagactgtgggacgtgtgcagttggaatgatacgggacatctgatacgtgtagatacgaatctggcaggagacacgtacgtaagcatcctgtctgatcacctgcgtccatttatGTCCATTTTGCTTTCCGACACATTGGGGAAATTGGAACAGGACAATGCGATACGACACCCCAGAcacccagaagtgctacagagtggctccaggaacactcttctgagtttaaatacttccgccggccatcaaactccccagaaacgaacattattgagcatatctagggtgccttgcaacgtgctgttgagaagagatctccatgccctcgtactcttacggatttatggagagccctgcaggattcatggtgtcagtttcctccagcactacttcagacattagttgagtccacgccTCGTCGTGTTGCAccatttctgcgtgctcgtgaggcccctacacaatattaggcaggtgtactagttactttggctcttcagtctacatTTAATAAGTCGACGTAAACATCACACTCAAGGATTAAGCCATAAACGGTCGTCACATGGAACGTTGAATGtgctgagtttctgacgtcatggcgTAGAAAAACTATGTTGGGGAGTCTGCCGGCCCGTAACTGGCTTCAATCCTTCTCGCGAAAGAAATTCATGGGGGAAAAGGAGAGACGCTGTAGAATTCTGCAACGAAAGCTTTTAATACAGCTACTGTAAAGCGTCATAAGTAATGACACAGTTTTGACAACATCATAATAAATGTAGACTTATGAAGATCGGTTGAACATAAAATGGATGTACTCTCTGGAAGGCATGTTTTGAGGCGCAATTTGTTGACGTGGCGTGTCGGAAAAAGGATGCCATTCACTGTCGTGGACGCTATAATTTTGACTTCACACGCTAAGAGCAATTTTCTGAACTACGCCCGCGAGTTGCCAAAGATTGCCCGTGTCTGGTTTAGAGCAACATCGAAGATATTCTCCGCTCTTATTTAAAAATAGACCATTGAGACGGAAGAAcgtcacctacgtcacacgcacgccgtaatTCACACgagattaggcaggtgtatcacttTTTTGTCTCTTTAGTGTATATTCATTGTAATAAGTTGAGAGCATCTTGTGATGTTGGAGGGAAAGCTCTGGTGTGACAGGGAGCCGTATAATGAAGTACACGGACAGCAGGGTAGACACAGCGGGTAGAAGGCGTGCGGCTACGTACCGTGTCGGAGTCGGGGTggaggccggcggcggcggcggcggcggcggcggcggccatggCCGGGTGGTGCGCGGGGTGGCCGGGGTGGGCGGGGTGGTGGTGCGCCGGGTGGCCGTGGTGCGCGCCGGGCAGCGGCGGCCCGtgcccgtggtggtggtggtggtgcgcgTGGTGCGCGTGGTGGCTCGCCATCACGTTGCCCATCGGCCCGTACACGGCTGGCGCGTGCCCGTGCACCTGCTGGCCCgctcccgcgccgcccccgccgcctcctccgcctccgccgccgccgctgccgcctccgccgccgccgcccccgccaccgccgCCTTCGCCCATCGGCGCCAGAGTCGTCATCGAGGTGCTCGAGATGGGGTCCAGCATATCCAGTCCCTCCATGCCGTGGTGTCCCATCTGCAGCATCCACAACTGCTTGTCAAGCACCGCCTCCCGGCCGTCCTGCGGTCACAGAAACGAGACACGCCTCCGTTTAGTGCCCGTCCTGGACTTAGGTGCTACTTGGCATCGTCattaatacaacaagcacaattttGATTAACTTCTcacggttgggattcacagtcatataacatttcttaaaagacatcataatcaccgttgactgtataaaatatttattgctgcTATGGAGATTTCGGCCTTACGACCATTTTCAAGtaaactgcaaaagttacattctgtcagaatataattttgacgacgacatgaaataatggttcaaatggctctgagc
This window encodes:
- the LOC126267364 gene encoding inhibitory POU protein — encoded protein: MMNGKPAAAAGALHPPPISAPSSCFPGGRYSPTYRSPDPMRRCMPNPSHYMREVQPATSAPHNIAVWDGARFVHASLHPSDNGKEKSRILEDASIMCNSWSPRHNGDLFSGLNDGLLSRAEALAAVDMGKHQASATPGLPQLKHDVMYHHGMPAPHPAPGARPHQMGHHGMEGLDMLDPISSTSMTTLAPMGEGGGGGGGGAGQQVHGHAPAVYGPMGNVMASHHAHHAHHHHHHGHGPPLPGAHHGHPAHHHPAHPGHPAHHPAMAAAAAAAAAAGLHPDSDTDPRELEAFAERFKQRRIKLGVTQADVGKALANLKLPGVGALSQSTICRFESLTLSHNNMIALKPILQAWLEEAEAQAKNKRRDPDAPSVLPAGEKKRKRTSIAAPEKRSLEAYFAVQPRPSGEKIAAIAEKLDLKKNVVRVWFCNQRQKQKRMKFAAQH